In Sphingomonas panacisoli, one genomic interval encodes:
- a CDS encoding P-II family nitrogen regulator yields the protein MKKIEAIIKPFKLDEVKEALHEVGVSGITVTEAKGFGRQKGHTELYRGAEYVVDFLPKVKLEVVVEDALAERVVEAIATAAQTGRIGDGKIFVIPVETVLRIRTGERDEAAI from the coding sequence GTGAAAAAGATCGAAGCGATCATCAAGCCGTTCAAGCTGGACGAAGTGAAGGAAGCACTGCACGAGGTCGGCGTCAGCGGCATCACCGTGACCGAGGCAAAGGGGTTCGGCCGGCAGAAGGGCCATACCGAACTGTATCGCGGGGCCGAATATGTCGTCGATTTCCTGCCCAAGGTGAAGCTGGAAGTCGTGGTCGAGGACGCGCTGGCCGAACGCGTGGTCGAGGCGATCGCGACCGCCGCGCAGACCGGGCGGATCGGCGACGGCAAGATCTTCGTCATCCCGGTCGAAACGGTGCTCCGCATCCGCACCGGCGAGCGCGACGAAGCGGCGATTTAG
- a CDS encoding MarR family winged helix-turn-helix transcriptional regulator, with amino-acid sequence MTPPHTAASFGAALRRLIDHLDSALEQAYREDGLDFRPRYTPVVRALMDDGPQTLTMLAERIGVSHSATSQTVSQMKLAGLVVVTPGEDDARQRVVALSRLAKAMQPRLEEHWRAARVATAALDTETGGVLVEVINRANAALARRSMGDRLADVRRPTASRTSNRTPAA; translated from the coding sequence ATGACCCCTCCCCATACCGCCGCCAGTTTCGGCGCCGCGCTGCGCCGATTGATCGACCACCTCGATTCCGCGCTCGAGCAAGCGTATCGCGAGGACGGGCTGGATTTCCGCCCGCGCTATACGCCGGTGGTCCGCGCGCTGATGGACGACGGCCCCCAGACGCTCACGATGCTCGCCGAGCGGATCGGCGTGTCGCACTCGGCGACCAGCCAGACCGTGTCGCAGATGAAGCTGGCCGGGCTCGTCGTCGTGACCCCGGGCGAGGACGATGCCCGCCAGCGCGTGGTCGCGCTCAGCCGACTGGCCAAGGCGATGCAGCCGCGGCTGGAGGAGCATTGGCGCGCCGCGCGCGTCGCGACCGCCGCGCTCGATACCGAAACCGGCGGGGTGCTGGTCGAGGTGATCAACCGCGCCAATGCGGCGCTCGCCCGGCGATCGATGGGCGACCGGCTCGCCGATGTCCGCCGCCCCACTGCTTCGCGAACGAGCAATCGAACGCCTGCTGCCTAA
- a CDS encoding sterol desaturase family protein, translating into MLQQFIDDLEAPVSARRFGSGWFAGFFGLLLACAGFGLVVALRYPDWFSMPELASAEKTSWFRPVVHFVLLASYALALLSLLLRRRKAIGFTALVIGMAAALLGGANVSPRETHDWGIFFGVDFFVVNLIAAGLIFAPIERFWPHNRDQRLFRTEWREDLFYYLISSMLVQVFTYLALAPSSIINANTGSLAGIRAAIGGQPWLLQFVEAMILTDLAQYWFHRAFHRVPFLWGFHAVHHSAKAMDWLAGARMHFVEIILLRGVTSLPLLTFGFLPSVMQAYVALVYVYSGLVHANLKGDFDRFGHVMVTPRFHHWHHGIEKEAIDVNFAIHFPLWDKLFGTFYFPKGKWPSGYGVPEKVPNGYWKQLAYPFVRRQKAAEAAKGE; encoded by the coding sequence ATGCTGCAGCAATTCATCGACGACCTGGAGGCGCCGGTATCGGCGCGGCGATTCGGCAGCGGCTGGTTTGCCGGCTTCTTCGGTCTGTTGCTGGCCTGCGCCGGGTTCGGACTGGTTGTCGCGTTGCGTTACCCCGACTGGTTCTCGATGCCCGAACTGGCGTCGGCCGAGAAGACCAGCTGGTTCCGCCCGGTCGTCCATTTCGTCTTGCTCGCGAGCTACGCGCTGGCTCTGCTCAGCCTGTTGCTGCGCCGGCGGAAAGCGATCGGTTTCACCGCACTCGTGATCGGGATGGCTGCGGCGTTGCTCGGCGGCGCCAACGTTAGCCCACGCGAAACGCACGATTGGGGCATCTTCTTCGGAGTCGATTTCTTCGTCGTGAACCTGATCGCGGCGGGGCTGATCTTCGCGCCGATCGAGCGGTTCTGGCCGCACAATCGCGATCAGAGATTGTTCCGCACCGAATGGCGCGAGGATCTGTTCTATTATCTGATCAGCTCGATGCTGGTGCAGGTCTTCACCTATCTCGCGTTGGCGCCGTCGAGCATCATCAATGCCAATACCGGCAGCCTGGCCGGCATTCGCGCCGCGATCGGCGGCCAGCCCTGGCTGTTGCAGTTCGTCGAGGCGATGATCCTGACCGACCTCGCGCAATATTGGTTTCACCGCGCGTTCCACCGCGTGCCGTTCCTGTGGGGCTTTCACGCGGTCCACCATTCGGCGAAGGCGATGGACTGGCTGGCGGGGGCGCGGATGCACTTCGTCGAGATCATCCTGCTACGCGGCGTGACCTCGCTGCCACTCCTGACCTTCGGCTTCCTGCCCTCAGTGATGCAGGCCTATGTCGCGCTGGTGTACGTCTATTCGGGGCTGGTTCACGCCAACCTGAAGGGCGATTTCGACCGCTTCGGCCACGTCATGGTGACCCCACGCTTCCACCACTGGCACCACGGCATCGAGAAGGAAGCGATCGACGTCAATTTCGCGATCCACTTTCCGCTGTGGGACAAATTGTTCGGGACGTTCTACTTCCCGAAGGGGAAATGGCCGAGCGGCTATGGCGTGCCGGAAAAGGTGCCGAACGGGTATTGGAAGCAGTTGGCATACCCGTTCGTACGACGCCAGAAGGCGGCCGAGGCGGCGAAGGGGGAGTGA
- a CDS encoding DUF2200 domain-containing protein, which yields MAHRIYGMSVASVYVHYVAKAEKKGRTQAEVDEVICWLTGHSPASLAKELADKTTFEDFFARAPSLNPARSAITGTICGVRIEAIEDPLMREIRYMDKLVDELAKGRPMAKILRA from the coding sequence ATGGCGCACCGTATTTACGGGATGAGCGTGGCGAGCGTGTACGTCCACTACGTCGCCAAGGCCGAGAAGAAGGGCCGCACCCAGGCCGAGGTCGATGAGGTCATCTGCTGGCTGACCGGTCACAGCCCAGCGTCGCTGGCGAAAGAGCTGGCGGACAAAACGACGTTCGAGGATTTCTTCGCCCGCGCACCCTCCCTCAACCCGGCGCGATCGGCGATCACCGGCACGATCTGCGGCGTGCGGATCGAGGCGATCGAGGACCCGCTGATGCGCGAAATTCGCTACATGGACAAACTCGTCGACGAACTTGCCAAGGGGAGACCGATGGCAAAGATCCTGCGCGCATAG